The Castanea sativa cultivar Marrone di Chiusa Pesio chromosome 4, ASM4071231v1 sequence TGTGTTTTAGAATTATcatatttttccattaaaagATTTATAAACAATTATAGTTTCCATTATCATGATTGTGATTTTGGATTTGTGAAATTAATTAATGTCTTCTATATGATCATGATTCAAGTTTGgataataagaattttttttttacattagcTAATAACTTTGGGGCATTACAAATTTCTATGATATTTGGTTCTAGtctatttaattgtttatttaaagACTAACAAGTTTAATGTTTAATGTTAAAAACTCAAATCTTAAATTGAGAATATAATATCATCTGACATTCATGAATAATTATGGTATAAACTCTTTTATACTTTGAGATAGTCAATTATTgatctttattaattttttcgcATTATTTTCACTCTTTTAAATGCAATGAATGTTGAATTGCtgaatttagtttatttaatgTTGTAATAAATCTTATCAAGACTATAATTTATTGTTCTATCAAGTATTTCATTGATGTCTTTTATGAAAGAAGGGATTTATTTGTTTCGATGTAAACATGTATATGACAAACATTTATATCTGTATTGCTATAATGTATCCCATTAATTTAATGTTTATGCAAAGCcattaattttgatttggaGTTTGTATTTTGATACGTATTGGAAGTCACCAGAGTAGCCCAATCGGAAAGTTTAACACATATTCCCTAGTGTTAAAAATTAGTGACTTTGCAAATCTTAACTTTTTAATCACAAGAATATTAGGTTGGCCCAAAGGTGCATCACTTTCAAGTGATtaataaattggaataggataGTTGATAAATATTCATGGTTGAGATTGGAACAGATACCCAAAGGTAATTGACCAACttaattatgaatattttattaattagtcCTATTAAGTAAAAGGGAATCACCATAATTGTTTAATAGTTTACCATAATAATAGCCCAAAGGCGATCACGGTAATActatttttcattgtttaaacatgTGTTTCATTTTGGTTCAGTGTTATTTAATTGATAACTCTTAGCTCTAATGTAGTGAGCATATATTCTTACTTTGTTTGCAATATCAGTCCCTGTTTACTTCATTTACATGCTTCGTCTATTCCTAAGTTGAATGGAACAAATTTCTCAGATTGGAAAGAACAAGTTTAGTTTCACCTTGGTGTATTGGATCTTGATATAGCACTTAGACGTAAGAAACCATCTGCTCTTACTGACACAAGTAGTGCGGAAAAAAAGACTTTGTACAAAGTATGAGAAAAATCATATAGACTAAGTATTATGTTTATGTGAATGACCATAGCAAACAATATCAAGACGACGCTTCCTAAAACTGACAATGCAAAGGACTTCCTTTCAAAGGTGGAAGACCGTTTCAAAACAGCTGACAAGTCCCTTACAGGGACATTAATGGCTAAACTTACCACCATGAAATTTGATGGTAAGCGTGGGATACAAAAGCATGCCATTGAAATGACTAATTTGGCTTCTAAATTAAAGACTCTAGGGATGAATGTGGATGAGTTTTTTCTCGTTTAGTTTATATTGAATTCCTTGCCTCCTCAGTATAGGtcatttcaaattaattacaaCACTATGAAAGATAAGTAGAATGAAAATCAATTGGCCATTATTCTTAATCAAGAATAGGCAAGACTCAAGCAACTTGAGCAACATTCAATTCATCTCATAAATCAGGAAGCTGAAAGAAAATGGCAAAAGCCTAAAAAAGGCTTAAAGCATGGATCACGCAAAGCAAGTGATCCTAATCCAACTGGCCAGcctcaaaagaaggaaaatagcGATTATAAATGTCACTTCTATAAAAATTTGGGACAAAAGAAAGATTGCCCAAAATGTAGGCAATGGTtcaaaagaaaagtgaaatattaaattaaagattataattctgtatgtttcaaattaaacctAACTGAAGTTACTTCTAATACTTGGTGGCTTGATTTTGGGGCTACTGCTCATATTTCAAATATGATCCAGGGATTTCTTTCAATCTAGACCATAAATCCAAATGAGAATTTTGTATTGATGGGAAATCGGGTCAAAGCACCAATTGAAGCAATTGGGACTTATCGTTTATTTCTAGATACCAACAAATGCATAGGTTTGTTTCAAACATTTTATGTTCCTTCTCTTTCTAGAAATTTAGTCTCTTTGCCTAAACTTGATCTTAATGgatatttcataaaatttggGAATAAaagttttactttatttaagaatacctctttttttggttttggtatCCTTTTTGATGGTTTGTACAAATTTAAACTTCATGATGAATTTGCTGAAACCTTTCTCACCTTGCATCGTAGTATCGGTACTAAATGTAgcataattaatgaaaattccTCAAATTTGTGGCATAAAAGACTGGAACACATTTCCAGAGATAGGTTAGAGAGACTAGTAAAAGATGAGATTCTCCCAAACTTAGATTTTACTGATCTCGGTGTGTGTGTGGATTGTATTAAGGGTAAACAAACCAAACACACTAGGAAAAGTGCCACAAGAAGTGTAGAGCTTCTTGAAATTATCCATACAGACATTTGTGGGTGTTTTGATGCTCCATCTTTcggtaaagaaaaatattttatcaccTTTATAGATGATTTTTCATGTTAcacttatatttatttattgcatgAAAAATCTCAAGCAGTGGAAGCCCTTGCGGTGTACATTACTGAGGTAAAAAGACAATtagaaagaaaagtgaaaatcaTTAGATTAGATAGAGGTGATGAATATTATGGAAAGTATGATGAATCAGGGTAATGCCCATGCCCATTTGTTAAACTCCCTGAAAAGTATGGCATTTGTGCGCAATACACTATGCCAGGTATatcacaacaaaatggtgtagctgAAAGACGCAATCATACTCTAATGTATATGGTTAGAAGTATGTTAAGTAATTCCACATTATCATTGTGGATGTATGCTTTTAAGACCGTTGTGTATTTATTAAATCAGGTTTCTAGTAAGGCAATTCCAAAAACTCATTTTGAATTGTGGACAGGAAGGAAATTGAGTTTAAGACACCTACACGTTTGGGTTTGTCCAGCGGAGGTTAGAGTTTATAATCCACTTGAAAAGAAATTAGACTCAAGAACAATTAGTGGTTACTTTATAGGTTACCTTGAAAAGTCTAAAGGGTATAGGTTCTACTGTCCTAACTATAGTACGAGAATTGTGGAAACCGATAATGCCAAATTCATTGAAAATGGTAAAATCAGTTGGTAATCTATGAAATATGGATGTTCAAGAAGTTAGGGTACAAGTTCCACTACCTATAActtcaaatgaaattgttgttCTAACAATTGTTGAATAGCCAAACAATGTTGAACAACAAATTAATGAACCACCATTCCATAATGAGATGCTTACCAATGAACAGGTGGTAGAAGAACCACAAGAAATAACATTAAGAAGATCTCAAAGATAAAGAAAGTCTGCTATTTTCGATGATTATATGTAggggttgggttggtttttaggccttggtgggttgggttgagttgggttacaaatttttttttaatagcgggtcgagttgggtttgggtcataaaattaaaaacctgcCAAACTCAGcccgacccacccatatatttaatatatatatatatatatatatttaaaatatattatataattaataaattttttaaataaccaactcttcctatcctatataaaagccaattagttCATACAAACCCTAGgaaattactatttttgtttagtcattaTTGTGGTTTGCCTTAAGGaattacattgatactaatttttgagttttttttaaatatgtttatatttatatttttttactcaatttaataataataataataataataataaaaatttgtccaacccatgggtttAACCTGATCCATGTGGGTCaggttaggttgggttgggttgggttggacttatgtgatgggttgtgttgagttgaattttttttgatccACTATAGTAGAttgggtcaaaaaatcccctcaacccgacccatgcacacccctaattatATGGTTTATCTACATGAATCTAATTTTGATATAGGAACAAGTTTCCCGACAATGGTATCTTAAGTTTGATGATATCATTACATCATTTGGATTTAAGGAAAACACCGCTGATTGGTGTATTTATCTGAAAGTTAGTGGGAGTAAgtctatatttttaattttgtatgttgatgatattttgctTACTAGTAGTGATCTTAGTTTATTGCATACAACCAAGAAGTTTCTCTCTAATAACTTTGAAATGAAATATATGGGTGAGGCAACTTATGTGATAGGAATAGAAATATTTTGAGGTAGATCACGTGAACTGTTAGGGTTGTCTTAGAAAGCATATATTGAAAGAGTTCTAGAAAGATTCAATATGGAGAAATGTTCTGCTGGGGTTACCCCAATTCTAAAAGGGGACAAATTTAGTTTTATGCAATGCCCACAAAATGAATGGGAATGGAAACAAATGGAAGGaattccttatgcttctgcagtagGAAGTTTAATATATGTCCAAATATGCACAATGCCCGATATCAGCTTTGCAGTTGGTATGCTAGGAAAATACGAAAGCAATCCAGGATTGGATCATTGGAAAGTTGCAAAGAAAGTGATGAGGTACTTGCAAGGTACAAAGGATTACATGCTTACATTTGATGTCATTGGTTACTCAGATTCAGATTTTGCTGGATGTGTTGATAATATAAAATCCACTTTTGGTTATTTGTTCATGTTAGTTGGATGAGCAATATCATGGAAAAGTTCAAAGCAAACTATCACTACTACATCCACTATGAAAGCTAAATTTGTGGCATGCTTTGAGGCCACAGTTCATGGATTGTGGTTGCGGAAGTTTATATCATGACTTGGAATTGTTAACTCTATTTTCAAGCCATTGagaatttattgtgataattctGCAGTTGTGTTTTTCTCTAAAAACGATAAGTTTTCTAATGGTGTGAAACACATGGAATTGAAATATCTTACTGTTAAAGAAGAAGTTCAGAAACAATGAGTGTCAATAGAACACATATGCACACAGCTTATGATTGCAGATCCACTGACAAAGGGGTTACCTCCTAAGACATTTAAGGAACATGTTGATCTGTTTCATTTTATGTACGTACATATATGATAATGGATGAATAATAACAGGAATAGTCTCTAACAAAAGAGACATTATTGTTGGAACTTTTAAGTCACTTCTCATTGACGTGTTATGTTAAACAGATTGCTAGTGTTGTAGTATATGGAAGGAACTATGTCGTATAATTGATATGAAACCACCATGACTCGCATTAGTGGGTTGTTTAATTATAGTATTATGATGACCAATTTAAAGTTAGAGGATAAATTATCATATGGGCCAAGTGAGAGAATGTAAGAATAAATTGTCTCATTTGATAACATATCCATTTGATAATTTCATATATGTTATGGTTTAATAAGAAGTTACATGTCCTTAAAATATTGGCTAATGAAGAAGTAAGTTTCCTAAGTAACTCCAACTTTGATGGGCAAGTAGAGGTTATAAATACAAGGAATTTCGTCCTCTCTACAAGGAATAATTAAAGACAAAAGAGGGTCAAGAGAGAGAAACCAATCCTATAAGAATTAAGTGCCTTTTATACCGAGACTTGATCTTAAGAAGAGTTTAGCAATAGATCAAGGTAAgctttataattaatttgtgtAGTTGTGAAATCATGATAATTCAagatcctaaaatttatattattgttgtttataatCTAACAACATAAAGAAAACATTTACAGGATGGTACCTCCCTAAGGTTTAGAACTTGGGGTTACTTAAGGGGGGTCTCAGGTTCTAGCTCGAGGGGaacatatatatttagtaattaatatttctaaaccaccaaaagaaaaataagttgtGATGGTTCAATTGAGTACTTGCCTCAAGAAACTAAACAATGACGTTAGATAATATTTTCGTAGCTAGTATATATACAAGTCAATTTTTCgtacattctcaaaaaaaaaaaaagacaatttttcGTAACAAtgaaccaatatatatatagttcgaGATTCATTTGTAATGGCTCTTACGATTTCATTGTGTAAAAAGATTCTTAAGATTCCATTAGcctaaagaataaaaaagtctGTGTAATCGCATGATGGTAATGATGCCCAAACCAAAAACTTAATCCATTTTTCAATTGCTAATAACAGCACAATCAAAACAATGTGACTTTCTTGGTAATTATGTGATCAGTAGGGATTGGTGGCCTGATTTGCATAGCATGAGATAGATTGATTGATAATCAGTACACATTTGTCTTAGGATTATTATGGCAATGGCTGACTATAGAGGGTTTGCTTCATTTGTTTAGTACAATTCTACCTAGGACGCAAGAGAAATGAAACAAGAGTTTTGGTGGtatcaaaatttaagaaatacGCCAACGCGGCAAGTAGCTTAGTGGTAAGGGACTTGAGTCAACAAGAGTCTAATTTTGGATTCACATATTCTCTCATTAGTGATTGTGTTGGTGCTCATCTCTTTCTCGGTTATccttgttaggttctaaaagtttagaacaattgacAAATCGTGAatacaaacttgtctagatatagattttagagtctataggtattattagacaatacttaaggtgatacaagtcaagatCTAAGAACAAGCAAGTTGCAAAAaagagaattcaaaattttcctgGTTCAACCGATCGAGAGAcaggctcgattgatcgagattCGTATatgcagaattttaattaagcccaaacagcagttcaagccTAAAAAGGATTAgagtttcagatctacttcttctagtatataaatgaaaccctaagcacatttttataaggctttctagagagagaagagtgtgcctcttttatagatctagggttttgtacccaaaagctctctaatgTCTTCTACTGgtgttattccttgaagaatctcaagaccAGGAATTGTAGAAGTTGCTGCATTctctagtcatcaaaggtgctgataatctaaaccttcaagagtggtcttggagtcacaaacagaagagtttgtgtttttttatcacaagtgtgggtgcttgtgttgcaaaGGCCTAATAGAGAAGGAGTCCATGGATTCGGAgtttgcacgtggtcgtgtcagtaagttctacatgTGATaacaatagaatgttagtggtttaaatcttattgtaaacttcaattctctatagtggatttactttttatcttgaggataactaggttaaatcctccctaggttttttatcAGTTTGGTTTTCTTTAGTCATCATAtcgttttgttatttatttttccattactttgcatgatatgattgttttgttttagcctagatttgaataataaacctaagtattcacttggttaattaattaagttaaacaatctagtttttaaAGGGATCTAAAAACTAACAATCTTAAATGCATAAAGGTCGCCTTATCTACctaagcattttttttcctacccaaaaaaaaaaaaaaaacatctacaTACATTTTTTCTAAGTGTCATTTGCCGATCTATTTTGTCAAAGTTACAATTTgacaataattatattatatcccAATATAAAGTAAGCATCCCAAAGTAAGCAAATATAATTCAAATCCTACTGCTAGCCTTTTTTCGTAAAACAAGGGATTTGTCTTGTTTAATTCTTCATACAATTTGATACTAATTGTGTTATATTTTCAATATGGGAAGTAAGTACCCCATAATAAGCAATCTAAATTCAAATCCTACTACTAGCTAGCCTTTTTCAGTTGTTCATGATCaatcaagcttttttttttgagaaatacttATAATATGCTGTTAACCCTACAACTCGAACCTTTTGGAGAGATGTCAATTCAGTTATAAGGCCTTTGATAATCAATCAAGGTATTTGCCCTGTTTAGTTGTTTAGTTGTTTGCATGACAcgcttcctttttatttttatgggttACATAAAtgctttttttaaataaaaaaaatatgtaaatcaacgtggaaaaaagagaaaagaagaaatctaGTGCATagttcattttcattttcataagaTATGACTCAATTAATTGCATCTGATATATTTTAAGCATCATAAATGATGCTTGGATTTGAGTTGTTAATCCAGGGGTATAGACCTTCTACAATTTTATCCCTTAACTTATACGCCAAttatcaatttagtccttaaattttatgttttttcccccttaatTTAGattaacattttgtaaaaagGAATCAATCAAGTCATTCAGTTCAAATCTGTTGGTAATCGATGCagtttaaacatttttttttataaaaaaaatggaaaaaatttaaCTGAGAACATTCATGAGATGCGTCATTTAATAAATATTGATGTTTGATGAGtattattactaaaaataattgtttgaaCAGCTTCATTTGCTAAAAAAGTTGGATAGAATAATCAGATTAAATCATTTTGacaaaataaatgtttaaattggaaaataactttaaagactaatttgataataaagattaatttgacaaaataaATCCTACGACACATGTATGAGCTTTTATGCTCATTCTCATCagtatgatatatttttatatgataaGAGTTCAAACTATGACATTTGTTCTATGatgattactttttattatcaagCCAAGGtaacaatcaattttttgtgtaggtAGAGTTTGGATCCCAGATATCTTATTTGACGATAagaaattttactaattgaattaattaaaattcacaACATAGGTcctcttttgttttgtatttacaCCCTTGtaataatattgaatttttattattgatggATGTATCAGTGTATGAGGTATATGTTACTCTAAAttcttttgtaatttatttgcTCGTTTTTTCCATAATTATCAACTTCAATGATTTCATTAAAATGAGATGCATAAGTAGTGACAGAGCTTTAAGTAGAGCCAagttaaatttaccattttttttaataaaaaaatctattagtaacacacaaatatatattacCTAAACATATAAGTATGTCTATagtataatttatatatgttatcttctcatatataacaaaaaaattattttaagttattCTTTTAATAACTCAAAACAATTTCTTTCCTTATCAAGTCAAATTACAAACTGTAAACTATCTTTTATACCAAATTGATCACAATTGATATTCCTctgatattttaaattaagatttttcgTTAAATAAATTAGATATTACACAGTTATAGATCATATGGTTTTAAAACTtcttaaacatataaaaatttaatttattttaagtaatataCATATTAAACATCACTTTATATACTTAAACAtatacaagtcaaaataaatatataaaaataataaaaaaggaaaatattattttcataaataataaatggaaTAAAAATCTTTAACTCTTAAACACAAAACTGCAATTgtcatttcttataaaaataaaaatatattgtccCTATTGCTAATTCtccaaatacaaaaaataaaaataaaaatggaaaagaaagaaggtaggggtagaataaaaaaaaaaaaaaaaaattctaaatagatttatatttgaaataaaaaatctagCTAGTACCACAACTTATGTCACAACTTCTCTGCCACAACTGTGATGTGGTAGAAAGAATgtgataaatatataaaaaattatggattCATATGTAAATGATAGGCAACCACTCTATTTCAAAATTATGGGGCTACACATAGTTCAATCCTTGAAAGAAGGCTTATATTAATGAGATTTACttctttagttatttatttttttaagaatataagCCTTGAAGACAtattaatttaagaataaagtttagttacaaaattggttgtagcattactcaataTCTTattattgaaggtgaattttgacaaatccaccattgaattatattttcttcttatatcctctatgtttgcaaaatttatagaaaattaaagattaatagctatgtcatcaataaattgtttaaattgtaagtttttgtagtttaaaattattcataaaatataattttatagatcatataataaatagtATTTGAttatcacaaaatttgatatgtgtattaagactgtaaaaaatatataatctaacGGTTAAATGTAtgaaatatgtaataatgttaatgatattgagtaaagttgtacccttaggctacaactaattttttagCTAAACTTTATCATTAATTTAATGAGCTACGTatgacatttgtttttttttttttgagaagcacgTATGACATTCTTctaagaaaagagagagagttatatATGACATATAACATATGAAtaataagaattaaaataaagGCCATGTGAACGGATGCTTTAAaggaaattgttaataaactattttagaaaattttttatattattttttatgaaaaattgaaaaaactgttagaatattaatttttttttctctttttctataaaaactgTTATAAATAACATTTCCCTTTACAATAAGCATTAAATGTAGCAttcttgttcatcaaaaaaaaaaaatgtagcattCTTGTTAAAATTTAGGAGAACCATTAATGAtgtttaacataaaatttttatttctaataaaaaaacaaatgaagggattctcaaaaaagaaaaaagaaaaaaaaagaaggggtaGGCGATTTTCAAAATCCAAGGGAACATGTATGAACAAGACATGTATATTTTTCTCTGGACATCACAAATTGGGCTAAGAAAAACCCGGTCAATTTTTAAGGTATAAAAAAAAGCTCAATGTAAGCTGAATTATGTGTATGTGAATATGTGGTGGTGCATcgatctacaaaaaaaaaaaaaagaaaaaaaaaaaaggtccttGGTGCATCAATCTACATCAATTTGGGTCACTCAGAAAAGCCCAAAAAGTGTGCTAAATTTGGTAAGAATGAAAGCTCCACAACTTGTATGattgatataaaaggaaaaattatggtatcacacattttcacatatattttattataattatttttattgatcgACTACATGTAagtagtggaaaaaaaaaataatcagtTTATGTAATAACGATTAACAGTCGATCACAGTTTATAGCATAATCAGAAAATTGTGACAAAGTGTGTATAAAAGTATATAGTAAGCACATAGTATTCAGATTTTATTATAACTCACGTGCGTTGAAACCGATCGACCTCGAAGAAATTTGGATGCCGACGTGAGATAAGTGTTTAGTAAAAGGCGAAAGAATAGTTTGGTCTGTGCAGACGTGAGATAAGTCAATAGACTCAATATACTCAAAAGTTTCTTGTGAGTTATgatcatatattataaaataataatacaaatgtTATTGTTGGTTCCTAACTATATCCAATCCTGGGCCGTTAATTACGACCATCTAACATGTTACCTACTCCGCGTATCTCACCTTTTCTTTCCAGCCTCCTTACATCAAATACTTTCTCATATTTACAGTGGCGGCTCCAGAAAATTTTTTCAGGATGTTCCTCAATGagtataaattacacaatctaataaaaaaaaaatttgtatattgaCAGcagcaacaataaaaaaatacgcgaatacataaaatttacaattgccttctacgagttttcatattttaaaatctttgCATTATAGTCTTATTATTAAttctacaataataataaaattattagttattgttgttgagttgtttcattaatttatttatcttttataaactataatttgttatattgttgttatattaattataaaattattaattattatttagcctaacataatttaatttgtttgtcttttataatgtattggttaattaaattattaattattttttattagttgctcccaattaattattggttaattaaattactGTTTATTAGTTGCACTAGCACACACCCCATATGCATTTACTTTCCTCAATTTAAAActtagaaatatattattttctaaattattatatttctttcttttgaagaatGAATTAATGATTATTATCTTTGCccatattattaattaaattataaccTACTAAGTATAATGACTGAGATTCAACGAATACCAATAGTAgacaaattgtttttcaaatttcaatgtcTAAAAtgctcataaaaaatttaaatgtataaaaaatcttattaaatacaactaattaaattttctagtATTATCTTAGATATGATATACTGTATAGTATATTATATTCATTCATAatgttatataatataatatactttAACAACAAATaagcaagaaaaggaaaaatcatataaatcataGGGCCCACACCTAACCACTTGTGTGGGTATTATCAATTGCTTTTGAAGACTTCAAGTTGAACCATACACGTGGTAGACGCTACAGGCAATTGATAAGTGTTTCTTGGTTGGGCAAAGTGTAACACTAGTACTCTACTTCATAGACAACGGAAGAACCAAAGAagtaatgaaaagaaaaacagaagaaaaaaaaagagcagatCAGATTAGGATGCCAGAGACTGAGAAAAGTGTGAAGACTCACTTGTTATGGTTGCCACCGTTGCATCATGTGTATGTTGCTCTATTGCTCTAGGTACGTTGGAATGAGATTCTAGCGGACTTGCGGCGATGAATTCGTTGATGTGCTCAGTGCTCTGTTCTGGTTTTGCTTTACTGGATGATTCTGTTGCTCTGGTTTCTTTAGGTTAGGTTGTAATCGCGTatattgggttttgatttttgattatttttttagaatacgtGGGTTTGCTACCACATTGGGTTTGCTTtaccttgtattttttt is a genomic window containing:
- the LOC142633076 gene encoding secreted RxLR effector protein 161-like yields the protein MEKCSAGVTPILKGDKFSFMQCPQNEWEWKQMEGIPYASAVGSLIYVQICTMPDISFAVGMLGKYESNPGLDHWKVAKKVMRYLQGTKDYMLTFDVIGYSDSDFAGCVDNIKSTFGYLFMLVG